GAGCCAAAAGTTAAACAGTTCAGGTGAATCtgatttcaatggcaaaactcccaacaGGGGCAGGAATATATAGTGATAATAGAGTGCATGGTCCTGCCTCCAGTGTCAATCCTTCTCGCTCTCTCATATTCTACCCCAACACCCTGCACAAGTTGAGCAGCTCCAGGGGTTCCCTTTGCCCACGGAGAGGCTGTTCATTCTGATCTCCCCCATTTCACTGAGTTTAACCTTGTCTTAGAAGGTATTTCTGTGCCTGTCGCTGTGGGGTCTGGCACCTAGTTTTGGTCCTGGGTGAGGGGTATCACTGTGTGGCAGGGCTGGAAGTTGTGGGTGTGGAGGACCCACATGGATAGGTGGACAATGCTCAAGGCTGTGGGGGTAGGCAGGGGACAGGTACACAGACAAGCGGGCAGTAAGGGGGTTGTTGGGACATGCAGGTGGTACATGGAAAAGCAGGCAAGGCTGGGGCttgtggggaggcaggagggtgcaTGGACAGGCAGGCAGCGCTGTTggttgtgggggcaaacagcaCAGTGTAcacagagaagcagcagctctgggggtTGTGGAGCAGCCAGGGGGTATACACAAGCAGGCAGTGCTGGAGGTtgtgggggcaggctgggggtgtgCATGGACAGGTGGGCAGTTCTGGACTTTGCAGAAGTAGGCATGGGGTGTATATGGACAGGCTGGCAGTGCTGGGTGTGGTTGGGGCAAGCAGGGAGTACACGGACAGGCAGGCAAGCGCTGGAACTTGTGGGGAGGCAGGGGTATGTACACGAATAGGTGGGGAGCACTGGAGGTTGTGGGGCAGGCAGAGGGTGTACACAGACAGGAGGGCAGCACTGCTGAAATTCATATCTTCATTTTGATTGTTGGTCCAAGTCCAGTGCTGGGACCTTTCCTGGCCCAGAGTACGTGTGAGCACAGAACTGCACAACCTTTACTCAGTTTGGTTTCCAATCGTTGTTATTGAATGCTATTTACATAACTTCAGCTATTTCACCAGTAGAAAGAATCACTGATCTTTGCTCCTCAGATGGTTCAACCTCCCATCATATTCTGACCCACTGTCTATTCCCTCATTCCCCATCCTAGGCTGGCCCGATTCCAGCAGCACCCTGGTCagtgtggttagatgtttggctgtgtgtgtgtattctccctatgtgctgtcccagctctgcacttAAAATGGGCACAGTAGACCTCGAGTGACCTCCACAATGACCAAGACAGGTTTGTTGTTGATGAAGCTTGGTACTAGTATCCTGCAGACTTTACTGGACGACTAACACATGTATACCCGTAACAATCgaccagctcagtgaacagcGGGACTTTTCGTTTTTCCCTAGGCTAGACAAAGActctccctctgagatacatctttatattCTCACACAAACAGGTTACATACTGGCCCTCTGACATAATTAGTTACTGTCCCCCAACGgggctagttatcacccatctTCTTGTACATGCTGGCTCGATTAAAACATCTGTATTATGTATTAACATTCTGACTTTATCTTTTcagaggggtcagtgtgttcctgttatccttggggaatgtttttgtaccatccttgatattggaatattctggtaccacttgatattggAATGTGTTTGCTTGAACACTCTCCGACTAGCACtccttaggaatgtgtatttctgcagtatcagccctgttcttgtcAGATTCTCTGAGCAGGTCCTACCTCTTCCTCACAGTTTGTCTTTCCTTTATATAAGTAAAGCTTTGTCTACTTTAGCTCAGGACTCAAGcatcataccaggcctctgatacaaggtcTTATGTCTCAGGGACTTTTCCTACTACATTCctccactttttgtctttttatggggagaGTGTTTACCCATCATCTCAGAAAAGCATAATGTCTGGGCTGAAGATGACCCAGTGGGATAAACAGTGCTATGTGGCCACCTTACTTTCCCATCCACACATTTATGCCCTATCTGTGCCATAGACTGCACATTCCCTCATATGACCGATGGACAGATTTTATTTCCCAATTGTTTGTAGTCGCTTATAGTAGACCTGGGAACGTTAGGCCCAGGACCATGACTTTGAAATGTAGATTTATGATTGAGTTTTGGGGGCAATTTTAGATAATTAATATGTATGGATAATATAGATATGGCGTCTATCTTGGTATGTTTCATATGGGTATGTGTGCATAGTATGTATGCGTACATATGACAGCACTTTATATCCAGGCATAACAATCCTTTTCCAGTCTCGGTGGTGAGGTTTGGCCCTTGTGGCAAATTCCTATTAGGGCAGTTACAGTTACCACCCCTGTTATTATTGGCGGTAGGTTGAGTGCTCTGAAATACTGGGATTGGCATTATTGCCGTGTCTCTCACAGTGCTGTGTGTAGGAGACGTAAAACAGAAATTTGCAGTAATGACATTACAAATAGGcctttacatttataaataaagacATTTGTATGTAATGAGTTACTGCACAGTACTGTACATTCATGTTAGAGGTTACCCATACTGCTGGTTGTCACTCTTTGGTAAACTTTactgggcaggaaacaggaaCGGCTTCTCTGTTCCATTGGTTGTATTGCTCTGTGATGCACCCGTAGCTTTGCTGTGTCAGGATTTAATATTCATAGCCAGACACtgaacaagattgttttgaatagcATGTGCCTTACTTAGTATCAATCACATTTTGGGGTCAGTAACAATACATCTATCAGGGAATTTATTCACCCAATTTATAGTTACcgtgtaattaattttttttaaccaatttgtttttgtttccaaacTTTTATGTTCTTTATTGCCATTTCTTTCTTGATTGTTACCTGGGTGTTGGCAAGGTGAGGCAAggagggggcaagcaggggcaaggggggtgagagggttcagaggtgcaCAGCAGCCCACCACAGCCCCACACTGCATGccggggatctagtcacatagtgtTGTGATTCTTGTAGGGATTGGCTTCTActagccttgttttgaaatgcgATTAgctttgatttttggcttattgtgaaagttggggtatTTATATACAGCGTGAAAGTTAGCAATGCTTAACACAtattgaacaggagtacttgtggcaccttagagactaacaaatttatttgagcataagctttcatgggctacagcccacttcttcagatgcatagactggaacatgtattgaggagatatatatacacacatacagagagcatgaacaggtgggagttgtcttaccacctctgagaggccaattaagtaagtgaaaaaaaaaaacaccaactttggaagtgataatcaagctagcccagtacagacagtttgataagaagtgtgagaatacttacaaggggagatagattcaatgtttgtaatggctcagccattcccagtccttatttaatgacctgtcctcttcattatttatgatcacccaatttttgtgtcatctgtgaATTTAACCAGTAGTCAGGCATGAGAAGGGTGAGCAGCTGAGTTGCTGACATGTGTCACTGCTTACACTTGTCAGTTAACAACTGACTTattgtgatgggatccccggggtgTAGCCTGCAACTGTGGGAACGCTGTGCCTCCTTAAGTCTCCAGCCTGGGCcatctctcacaatgctttgctagtgaagaGCAGAAAACccttccaggtgctgttatcacgcAGCACAACCAAATGCGGAGCTCCACACCTAgttagattgcatgaatgctcccagagccacttatgaattacacagagaaaggcaacagccaaatccccccagctcccagccttgtacctcaggaatataccgtcttgctcTGCTCAAGACGAGCAATGCACGTTTATTAATTGTTTCACCacatcatcaatggaaagtgtATATACATCAGCCCTTGCAAACTTGAacagatttaccaaacacttcaggaaaactcactggtaaagataaacagtaaaacaagtttattgactacaaaagatagactTTAAATGATTATAAGCAATAGGAAAAAAGTCAGTTAgttaccaaaaaaagaaaagaaaatataagcacgcaatctaaactctcaaccctatgaGACTGGACAACATCTAGAtttagcagtttttctcacctGACTGCATATTCCAGTTCATAGTATAGTGTTTTCACCCTTGAAACATCACCCAgactcctctgttggagtcttcaaaCTTCTGAgcatccttgttgcttgcagcatagatgggggagaagagaaaaggccaagcatgggcccCTGTATTCTGTTTTACACCCTTAGTTCATGTGCCTGGAGGACACAAGTCTAGCATATCAGCTGAGCATTGCATAAGCCAAGGTTGAGAAATTCTCCTGGTGTGGCCTTGTTCAGGTGAGTCATTGCAGTGTAACTACCTTGCTGGACAATAGTggttgatggttgtttgacacccgtCCAGGCTTTGGAAACGTTTCCTTGATGTTGTCTCTGGGGAGGTGCTGATTCCCAACTTACAGTATGATTTAGTTACAATCATACAACGTGATCACATAACATCAGTTGAATTAATGATATACATAGTTAGCTAGaacaatgactttcagcagatcagaacctttcccctgatatctCACATGGTAtgttttatatgcaatatcacaattatatataaatgaggaataagGAGATTACAGAGTGCTTCCCTGAAGTATGGAGTGTCACACTGATGTCTCAGAGAAAGATGGATGCCTGCATGAAAGTGTCTcaccaaaagaaaaaaggaagtaaCAGAAGTGCAGGCCTGTCAGGGAAGTTCCTAAGTCGTTGCAGAGCCCTGGAcaacctcccccctccacactccaccccagtccccgaccccactgcacccctttccccaaaccccCGCTTCTTCCCGTCCTTGCTCAGCTGCATTCCACCCCTGCCCCTAagcccccacctctcctcccctgagcaaTGCCACGAGCCGGTGGGCTAGAGCAGGTCTGGGCTAGTAGAGCTGCTGCCATCCCCTGGCCCTGCAATGCCCTGTCCCCTACCCATCCCCTAAAGTGCGGGGTGGAGCAGAGAAGCTGGGGTTCGCAAGGCCAGGCTGGTAGCACTGCTACCCAGCCCCATGTGGCCTTGATCCCAATGCACCCCCCTGAAGTGGGGGCAGGTTGGACGAGGAAGGCCACCCAAAGTGTGAGGCCTGGGGTGACCACCCTGATCTATCGTATGGGTGGGATGGCTCTGAGGCCTGTAGCCTTAAATATCAAGACCCTTGTGGCCATTATGCCTATTTTGTTGAGCACAAAGTCAAAGGCCAGCAGGATAATATCTGTTTCCATGGGGAAAAGTTGGCTCTTTTCCAACAGAGGAATTGCATTGTGGATCAGACttatggtccatctaatccagtgtcCTCCCTCTGACAGTGACAGCCCtagatgctgcagaagaaggtgtaagaaaccGAGCAGCAGGTGGATGCGAGGATGACACGACCAGCCTGAGGGGGGTCACCCAATTCCTAACAACTAGAGATTGGATTCTGCCCTGAAACACGTGACCATATACGcgttccaaaatatttatttagctgaAATGATTGTAACTGGATAGTCTCATCATAAATGCAACCTTATGCGGAATTGAGTTTCTCAGCCTAATTCCACATTTTACATATTTTGAATTTGCCacatttcagtttaattgaatgtCCTCTTGAtattgtgttatgagacaggggaAATACATTCTCCATGTACTCTCTACCAGTCAGTAATTTATAGATTTTTcttatgtcccctcttattcatctcctttgtaaggtaacaatcccagtcttttcaacctTTCTCCCTATGAGAGTTTCCCCAGGCACTTGATCATTCTCGTTGCCCTTCCCTGAACCcctctagttctgcaatatcctgtGTGAGAAGGGTGCCCAGTActacacagaggagtccacaggAGGGTGAAACATTCACTGACTGATCTCATAGCATTGTATTTTCGGTAGGATTCCTCATTCCActcttcctggatcccaatatattttttttgcctAAGTTTCTGTCTGGGTTTGCAGTGTAAGTAGGATTTCACAGAGCTGTGCACCATGACACCCAGTTCTCTGTCCTGAGCTCATGCAGTTAAATTAGAACCTTGTTAAGCCTTTGATAAGTTCAAGCTTTTTCCCTCCAATTGGAATACACATTGCAATTATTGACatcgaatttcatctgccatcataTTACCCATTCACCTGGCTTGGTTAGTGCCGTCTGAGGCCTTCTCTGGACTTGACAATGATCTAAATATTCTGGTGCCATCTGTAAATGTTGGAGACGCACTGCTCACCCCCTTTTTAGATTGTTAATAACTATAAAATAGTTACCATAGTATTTGTTATAAAGCATGTAACCGCCCTCACTCTGCTTTTCTCCCTTCACAGGCACCTTGACTTTTTCTGAGCCCAATCAATGCATCAACCACCTCATGGCAGCTTTCAACCTCACCTCCTCTGACTCTTCAATGTTCATCCTAGCCGGCATCCCTGGCCTGGAAGCTGCCCACATCTGGATGTCCATCCCTTTCTTTACGTTCTACATTATCAGCCTGTTGGGAAATTTCATGGTTCTCTTTGTTGTAGGCAAAGAGCAGACCCTGCACAAGCCGATGtacctgctgctctgcatgctggcacTCACAGACATTGGCATGTCTACCTCTGTAGTGCCTAAGGCACTGCttatattttggttcaatttgaaaggAACTATTATGGATGGCTGTCTCACCCAGATGTTCTTCCTTCACGCGATTGCTGTTATGCACTCAGCCGTTCTTGTGACAATGGCCTTTGATCGCTACATTGCCATATGTGATCCTCTGAGATACACCACCTTCCTCACCAACGCACGAATAGCTAAGTTAGGGCTTGTGGGTTTGACAAGAGCTGTTCTCTTCGTTCTGCCTGAGCCCCTGTTCTTGAGCAGGCAGCCATTCTGTGCCAACCACATTATCCCTCACACATACTGCACGCACATGACTGTGGCAAAGATGTCATGTGGGGACATCACAGTCAACAGGACGTACAGCTCAGTGACAGCGTTTGTAATCATCGGGTTAGACCTGACGCTCATTGCTCTGTCCTATGGTCTGATCCTTAGGGCCATCCTCAGAATCTCCTCCAAAAAAGCCCACCTGAAAGCCCTCAAAacctgcacagcccacatctgTGTGCTGCTGATGTCTTAtactccctccctcttctccattCTGACACAGCGGTTTGGTCATGGCATTGCTCCCCACGTTCACATCATCTTGGCCAACCTGTATTTAATCGTCCCCCCCATGCTCAACCCTATAATTTATGgggtcaaaaccaaagagcttCGTGACAAAGTGGGCAAATACACCTGCAGAATGTGATCACTGGGTGCCACTGACTTTAAACCTCCATGACAAGAGGAGGAAGGATATCTCCTCATCAGTCAAGGGTAATCTGTTCTAGTTTGGCTGAGATCAACATTTTGCGAGTTCACAGTCTGAGAACTTCCTCACACCTATCTTTTAACTCCATGACCAAGCACTGTTTTGTCCATTGCCTCTCTCTGACCATCACCTTAATACTTTCAGCATCAcccatcagcccccaccccacaaacCCTAAGTGACTTCAAGACCACTAAAAGATAGTGAAACTTTCTGACACAAGGTGGATTTCCATGAGTCCCTGTGTGAACAGGGTTCTGGATCAGTTCTGACAAACTGAAGTTGTGTTTTCAGATAGCCAAAGTCAAAGAAAGAAACTACAAGGCTGAACTTTATCATACATGCACAAAATGTACCGAATTTTTCTATATTGAGACCTTCAGGAAGCCTGGACGATAAACCAAATGTTTCATCTGGAAAGTGGTAATACAAGAATCTGCTGCAGGAATTGAGGAGATTCTACTGGAGTTTGTTGTTGAGAGTTTTGAAACTGTGTTTTTGACTGTTGTGTTAAACTACGATATCGCCTTTGAGTCAaataacttagaatcatagaagattagggttggaagagacctcagaagacCATCtactgcaaccccctgctcaaagcaagaccaacccctACTAAATCATTTCCAAATCGTACCCAATTAAATCAAAATGTACCCCCTTGCACAGATGATTTTGGAGTTGCTTTTCAGATGGAATTTTTTACAATACACACTAGCCATTTCTGTGGTCAAAGACATAAAAAATAGGTGTTGAGATTTCATGTTGGAGTTTGTGAAACAGGACAAGCAAATTTAGCAGTTTTGGGTTGAAGATCTTGAATACATGGATTCCACTGAGGAGAAAATCTTCAGTGAACTTGGCTTGTTTGCTCTTTCATTACTGTCACTACCTTTTAGCAATGCTGAAGCAGAACGATTGTTTTCTCAGATGAACTggataaaaacaaaactgcacaACAAGATGCAAGAGGAACTTTAAAAACCATTCTTAATGTTAGGGTGTATATGCAATGATACAAAATCTACTGTGAAGAATTTACATCAATGAAAGAAATGATTGCACGTGTCACTACTAATGTATAACCAGCGGCAGAAATATTTTACTTCTGACGAAGACAGCAGAGATGAAATGTTACCTTTTTAGAGGCTAAGAGAAACAAATTAGTAGACTCAAAATATGGACATTGGCTACCATGATTCAATgcattagaaataaataataaagtactCTTATTGTTGTTTTAGCACTACCTATGTTTTGAGCTACATCTGCCTTATTTTTAACAATGTCATTcaccattttttgtttcaaacatCTGCCAACCCTCCATCAGGATACAAGTACCAGTACTGGGGTTTTGAATGTTAATTTGATTTTCATCTCACTTTGTTGCTAATGTGAGTGAACTCCTGCTGGggcttgtagctttttttttttaatcagatctGTACTATCTAtctaagaaaaaaatcctttgctaCTTGATGCATAGACCAatgtgttaataataataataaaaaactttGTTTCAACAAATAGATTGGGCTTCTTTAGCATTAGTTTTTAAGTGACTCTGGGCCATTAATGCAGTAGAAATCTGGCAACCACGAGCCCAGAGATGTGCGAGAGGCAGAACAGCAGAACTGAGGCAGAGGTGGGGGCTGAGGCAGACcagagccaggagctggggcagcacagagcagctacaccTCTGGGGAATCAGGACAGAGCTACAGCAGGCAGCTGCGGGGCCAGAGCCAGGATAGCGGGTGCCGGCCCGGGCACACGTAACACAGCAGCCGAGCGTGATGAGTGGCTGGGGACAGCAAGGTGGGACCATGGGCAGAGGACGCAGCACAGGAAGACGTTGCTAGACAGGAGTGCTTTGAAGACgggacaatactccagttgaggcctgatcCACGCAGAGttga
The DNA window shown above is from Trachemys scripta elegans isolate TJP31775 chromosome 1, CAS_Tse_1.0, whole genome shotgun sequence and carries:
- the LOC117872609 gene encoding olfactory receptor 52E2-like, whose amino-acid sequence is MAAFNLTSSDSSMFILAGIPGLEAAHIWMSIPFFTFYIISLLGNFMVLFVVGKEQTLHKPMYLLLCMLALTDIGMSTSVVPKALLIFWFNLKGTIMDGCLTQMFFLHAIAVMHSAVLVTMAFDRYIAICDPLRYTTFLTNARIAKLGLVGLTRAVLFVLPEPLFLSRQPFCANHIIPHTYCTHMTVAKMSCGDITVNRTYSSVTAFVIIGLDLTLIALSYGLILRAILRISSKKAHLKALKTCTAHICVLLMSYTPSLFSILTQRFGHGIAPHVHIILANLYLIVPPMLNPIIYGVKTKELRDKVGKYTCRM